In candidate division KSB1 bacterium, one DNA window encodes the following:
- a CDS encoding PLP-dependent aspartate aminotransferase family protein, with protein sequence MGFMTDAVHAGQHPEETTGAVIVPIFQTATYAQEAPAVHKGYEYGRTGNPTRLALEKNLAALERGRFAHAFSSGMAATSTVTKLLKAGDHVVCTANVYGGTARYFRQVMADFGLQFDFVDTSSLEQVAQVWRRETKMLFVESPTNPLLILSDLRALADFCHERKALLVVDNTFLSPYFQRPLELGADLVVHSTTKFINGHSDVIGGVVVTSNAAVAERLAFLQNAVGAVPSPFDCWLILRSTKTLPLRMRQSNANAMAIANFLAADPRVVKVYYPGLASHPQHELAKRQQLDPYGQPGFGGMISFELADFDTAKTFLKGIKLFTLAESLGGVESLICHPTSMTHASVPPEMRQRIGLRDGLVRLSVGIEDAEDLIADLQRGLQLIS encoded by the coding sequence ATGGGCTTCATGACCGACGCCGTGCACGCCGGCCAGCACCCGGAGGAAACCACCGGTGCAGTGATCGTGCCAATCTTTCAAACCGCCACCTATGCCCAGGAGGCGCCGGCGGTGCACAAAGGGTATGAATACGGTCGCACCGGCAATCCCACCCGCCTGGCGCTGGAGAAGAATCTCGCGGCACTGGAACGCGGCCGGTTTGCCCATGCCTTCTCTTCAGGCATGGCCGCCACCTCGACGGTCACCAAGCTGCTCAAAGCCGGGGATCACGTGGTGTGCACCGCCAACGTCTATGGCGGCACCGCGCGTTACTTTCGGCAAGTGATGGCGGACTTTGGTCTGCAATTCGATTTTGTCGACACTTCTTCACTCGAGCAAGTCGCGCAGGTTTGGCGGCGTGAGACCAAAATGCTGTTTGTGGAATCGCCGACCAATCCCCTGCTCATCCTGTCCGACTTGCGTGCGCTCGCGGATTTTTGTCATGAGCGCAAGGCTCTGCTGGTGGTGGACAACACCTTTCTCAGCCCATATTTCCAGCGCCCCCTGGAGCTGGGTGCCGACCTCGTTGTTCACAGCACGACCAAATTCATCAACGGCCACAGTGATGTCATCGGCGGCGTGGTGGTGACCAGCAATGCGGCGGTGGCAGAACGCCTGGCCTTTCTGCAAAACGCGGTGGGTGCAGTGCCCAGCCCGTTTGACTGCTGGTTGATTCTGCGCTCGACCAAGACACTGCCGCTGCGCATGCGGCAAAGCAACGCCAACGCCATGGCCATTGCCAACTTTCTGGCCGCGGATCCCCGTGTCGTGAAGGTCTACTATCCCGGCCTGGCCTCCCATCCGCAGCATGAACTGGCGAAGCGGCAACAACTCGACCCCTACGGCCAGCCGGGCTTCGGCGGCATGATTTCATTTGAGCTGGCTGATTTCGACACGGCCAAAACTTTTCTCAAAGGCATCAAGTTGTTCACGCTGGCGGAGAGCCTGGGCGGCGTGGAGAGTCTGATTTGCCATCCCACCTCCATGACGCATGCCTCGGTTCCGCCGGAGATGCGCCAGCGCATCGGCCTGCGCGACGGCCTGGTGCGCCTGTCCGTCGGCATTGAAGACGCCGAGGACTTGATCGCCGACTTGCAGCGCGGCTTGCAGCTCATTTCCTGA
- a CDS encoding peptidase MA family metallohydrolase produces MKLINNKIFASAVRRLRLAGGCAAAVVLLLAPPLRPQDWQYLHAGRFTLAHVASEEKLAAGLLVELERQQQQLSERLQFRPRRPLTVFLCPSQYSFDYLTRHLVPDWGEAAVDVNGGRMFLKSPAANRGRELQPATLRHELVHVMLAEMVVPHRAPRWFDEGVATWLSGETQHVSPTLISSAMATHSLLSFDAIEELLTFPNPRAGLAYSISFHAVNYLVQQYGEAALVQYARSLAAQGDPRAAFQAAFQKDLWDFEAEYFDYLRANFRWYFLLDENVLWSLALLLLVVAGFIATRRRIRRRMREMQEEDRDPTWHEADPAGQA; encoded by the coding sequence GTGAAGCTGATCAACAACAAGATCTTCGCCAGCGCAGTGCGGCGGTTGCGCCTCGCTGGCGGTTGCGCTGCCGCGGTTGTTTTGCTGCTGGCGCCACCGCTGCGCCCGCAGGACTGGCAGTATCTCCACGCCGGCCGCTTCACCCTCGCCCACGTTGCCTCGGAAGAAAAACTCGCGGCCGGTCTGCTTGTCGAGCTCGAGCGCCAGCAGCAACAGCTCAGCGAACGCCTGCAGTTCCGTCCACGCCGCCCGCTCACGGTTTTTCTCTGCCCCAGCCAGTACAGTTTCGATTATCTCACCCGTCACCTCGTTCCTGATTGGGGCGAGGCGGCGGTGGACGTGAACGGGGGGCGCATGTTTCTCAAATCACCGGCTGCCAACCGCGGCCGTGAGTTGCAGCCGGCAACGCTGCGGCATGAACTCGTGCATGTGATGCTCGCCGAGATGGTGGTGCCCCACCGTGCGCCGCGCTGGTTCGATGAAGGCGTGGCCACCTGGCTGTCCGGTGAAACCCAGCATGTCTCCCCGACGCTCATTTCCAGCGCCATGGCGACGCACTCGCTGCTTTCCTTCGATGCCATCGAAGAGCTGCTCACTTTTCCCAATCCCCGCGCCGGCCTGGCCTATTCCATCAGCTTTCACGCGGTGAATTACCTCGTGCAACAGTACGGCGAGGCGGCACTCGTGCAATATGCCCGCAGCCTGGCCGCGCAGGGCGATCCGCGTGCCGCCTTTCAGGCGGCCTTCCAGAAGGATCTGTGGGATTTTGAAGCCGAATACTTCGACTATCTGCGCGCGAATTTCCGCTGGTATTTCCTGCTCGATGAGAATGTGCTGTGGAGCCTTGCCCTCCTGTTGCTGGTGGTGGCGGGGTTTATTGCCACCCGCCGTCGCATCCGGCGCCGCATGCGGGAAATGCAGGAGGAAGACCGCGACCCGACCTGGCACGAAGCTGACCCCGCGGGCCAGGCTTGA
- the glgA gene encoding glycogen synthase GlgA, with protein sequence MRIAFATSECVPFVKTGGLADVSGALPRALAEAGMEVKVFLPLYDSIRVLDHGLLFAGELRDLPLQIGNLNLTCNTWYKKTPGLSLEHYFIDCPHYFHRGRVYTSDYDEDGRFILLQQALISILQRYHWAPQVLHANDWPTALLPVYLKDKYYWDRLFDHTASVLSIHNLGYQGRFGRESIAAAGLSYDKYYPGGPYEFHNSFSFLKTGILYADLITTVSETYAREIQTPTSGEGLQDILAMRRADLHGILNGIDTSEWNPRVDKYIPHRYDFDSFATKVRNKQALLARFGLPFDPEVPVIGMISRLTPQKGLELLAGAFHDLMQMPLQIIVLGEGERKYEEFLQWAVSAHPGKVGVYLGFNNELAHWITAGCDMFLMPSRYEPCGLNQMYSLNYGTVPIVRRTGGLADTVHDYHEFHGQGNGFSFRDFTPYALFTSVQRAVRLFHEKAIWREMVRRGMSEDFSWQHAAQKYLEVYRLAAARKQ encoded by the coding sequence ATGCGCATCGCATTTGCGACGAGTGAGTGTGTGCCCTTTGTCAAAACCGGCGGCCTGGCGGATGTCAGCGGCGCCCTGCCGCGCGCGCTGGCGGAGGCCGGCATGGAAGTCAAGGTCTTCCTGCCATTGTATGATTCCATACGCGTGCTCGATCATGGTCTCCTTTTCGCCGGCGAGTTGCGCGACCTCCCCCTGCAAATTGGCAATCTCAATCTCACCTGCAACACCTGGTACAAAAAAACGCCCGGACTGAGCCTGGAACATTACTTCATCGACTGCCCGCATTATTTCCACCGCGGCCGGGTTTACACCTCCGATTATGATGAAGACGGCCGTTTCATCCTGCTGCAACAGGCCCTCATCAGCATCCTGCAGCGCTATCATTGGGCGCCGCAGGTGTTGCATGCCAATGACTGGCCCACTGCCCTGCTGCCCGTTTATTTGAAGGACAAATATTACTGGGACCGGCTGTTTGACCACACGGCCAGCGTGCTTTCCATCCACAATCTCGGCTATCAGGGCCGCTTCGGCCGGGAGAGCATCGCGGCAGCCGGGCTGTCCTACGACAAATACTATCCCGGCGGGCCGTATGAATTCCACAACTCGTTTTCCTTCCTGAAAACCGGGATTCTCTACGCCGATCTCATCACCACGGTGAGTGAAACCTATGCCCGCGAGATTCAAACTCCCACCTCTGGCGAGGGCTTGCAGGACATCCTGGCGATGCGGCGCGCGGATCTGCACGGCATTTTGAACGGCATCGATACCAGCGAGTGGAATCCCCGCGTCGACAAGTACATTCCCCACCGCTATGATTTTGACTCCTTCGCGACCAAGGTGCGCAACAAGCAGGCGCTGCTCGCCCGCTTCGGCCTGCCTTTCGATCCCGAGGTGCCGGTGATCGGCATGATCTCGCGTTTGACACCGCAAAAAGGCCTGGAGTTGCTGGCGGGTGCATTTCATGATCTCATGCAAATGCCGCTGCAAATCATCGTGCTGGGCGAGGGCGAGCGAAAATACGAGGAGTTCCTGCAGTGGGCGGTCAGCGCCCATCCGGGAAAGGTGGGGGTGTATCTCGGCTTCAACAACGAATTGGCACACTGGATCACCGCCGGCTGCGACATGTTTCTGATGCCCTCGCGCTATGAGCCATGCGGCTTGAATCAAATGTACAGTCTGAACTATGGCACCGTGCCGATCGTGCGCCGCACCGGCGGCCTGGCGGACACCGTGCACGATTACCATGAATTCCACGGCCAGGGCAACGGCTTTTCGTTTCGTGATTTCACCCCGTATGCCCTGTTTACCAGCGTGCAGCGGGCCGTGCGGCTGTTTCACGAAAAAGCGATCTGGCGTGAAATGGTGCGCCGTGGCATGTCAGAGGATTTTTCGTGGCAGCACGCAGCGCAGAAATATTTGGAAGTGTATCGTCTCGCGGCTGCGCGCAAGCAGTAA
- a CDS encoding prolyl oligopeptidase family serine peptidase: MMMLLGSVLALPAQPLQYPHSKKVEVVDDYHGVRVADPYRWLEEAEAEDTRAWVAAQNELTFGYLKQISSRAALKQRLTELWNYPRYSVPVREGGRYFYTKNDGLQNQAVLYMQETLDGEARVVLDPNQLSADGTVALTNQSYSKDGRLLAYGLSSRGSDWQEIRIRNIDTGEDFPETLHWCKFAGIAWRHDHQGFYYNRFPEPGTVAKEDENNFNRVYYHRLGTPQMQDQLVFERPDFKELGFSPMITDDGKYLVLYVYHGTDPKNRIYYREVDSDGPFIRLLDEADAGYSPIDNDSTIFYFQTDLQAPRGRIIAIDLKQPAREHWREIIPEQPEVISFATMVNNQFVVAYMRDAHHVLKVFDRDGGFVRELPLPTIGSISGLSGRRQDSEMFLQFTSFLFPATIHRYDFTTDLLVKFRGAAVKFDPTPYETRQIFYTSKDGTRVPMFLTHKRGLARNGGNPVLLYGYGGFNVSLTPYFSVSNALWLENGGVLAVPNLRGGGEYGEEWHQAGTLARKQNVFDDFIAAAEWLCVNGYTNPRKLAISGGSNGGLLVAACLVQRPELFGAVICQVPVIDMLRYHKFTVGRYWISDYGNPDKPEDFKFLYAYSPLHNVKPGVAYPPTLITTADTDDRVVPAHAKKFAATLQAAQAGPNPILIRIETKAGHGGGKPTTKQIEEAADIHAFLCKTLGITLPGK; the protein is encoded by the coding sequence ATGATGATGCTGCTGGGTTCGGTGCTGGCGCTGCCGGCGCAGCCGCTGCAATACCCGCACAGCAAAAAGGTCGAAGTGGTCGACGATTATCATGGCGTGCGCGTCGCGGATCCGTATCGCTGGCTCGAAGAGGCGGAAGCGGAAGACACGCGCGCCTGGGTGGCGGCACAGAATGAACTGACCTTCGGCTATCTGAAGCAGATCAGCAGCCGCGCCGCGCTCAAACAGCGCCTCACCGAGCTGTGGAATTATCCCCGCTACTCCGTGCCGGTGCGCGAAGGCGGCCGCTACTTCTACACCAAAAATGACGGCCTGCAGAATCAAGCCGTGCTGTACATGCAGGAGACACTTGACGGCGAGGCCCGGGTCGTGCTCGACCCCAATCAACTCAGCGCCGATGGCACGGTGGCGCTGACCAACCAGAGCTACAGCAAAGATGGCAGGCTGCTGGCCTATGGTCTCTCCAGCCGCGGCAGCGACTGGCAGGAGATCAGGATTCGCAATATCGACACCGGCGAGGATTTCCCGGAAACACTGCACTGGTGCAAGTTTGCCGGCATCGCGTGGCGGCATGATCACCAGGGATTCTATTATAACCGTTTTCCGGAGCCGGGCACGGTGGCGAAGGAGGATGAGAACAATTTCAATCGCGTCTACTACCATCGCCTGGGCACGCCGCAAATGCAAGATCAATTGGTGTTCGAGCGGCCGGACTTCAAAGAGCTGGGCTTCAGTCCGATGATCACCGATGACGGCAAATATCTCGTGCTCTACGTCTATCACGGCACCGATCCCAAAAATCGCATTTACTATCGCGAGGTGGACAGCGACGGCCCGTTCATCCGCCTGCTGGACGAGGCGGACGCCGGCTACAGCCCGATCGACAACGACAGCACGATCTTTTACTTTCAAACCGACTTGCAGGCACCGCGCGGCCGCATCATCGCCATCGACCTGAAACAGCCGGCGCGTGAACATTGGCGGGAAATCATCCCCGAGCAGCCGGAGGTTATTTCCTTCGCCACCATGGTCAACAACCAGTTCGTGGTGGCCTATATGCGCGATGCCCATCATGTGTTGAAAGTATTCGATCGCGACGGCGGTTTCGTGCGCGAGCTGCCGCTGCCAACCATTGGTTCGATCTCCGGGCTTTCAGGCCGGCGCCAGGACAGCGAAATGTTCCTGCAGTTCACCTCGTTTCTCTTTCCGGCCACGATCCACCGCTATGATTTCACCACCGATCTCCTGGTGAAATTCCGCGGCGCGGCGGTCAAGTTCGATCCCACACCCTACGAGACACGGCAGATCTTCTACACGTCCAAAGACGGCACGCGCGTGCCGATGTTCCTCACGCACAAACGCGGGCTGGCGCGCAATGGCGGGAATCCGGTTTTGCTGTACGGCTATGGCGGTTTCAACGTGAGTCTGACGCCCTACTTCTCGGTGAGCAACGCGTTGTGGCTGGAAAACGGCGGGGTGCTGGCGGTTCCCAATTTGCGCGGCGGCGGGGAGTACGGCGAGGAATGGCATCAAGCCGGAACGCTGGCGCGCAAGCAAAACGTGTTCGATGATTTCATTGCGGCGGCGGAGTGGCTGTGCGTCAACGGCTACACCAATCCGCGCAAGCTGGCGATCAGCGGCGGCAGCAACGGCGGCCTGTTGGTGGCGGCCTGCCTGGTGCAACGGCCGGAGCTTTTTGGCGCGGTCATTTGCCAGGTGCCGGTGATCGACATGCTGCGCTATCACAAATTCACCGTGGGGCGTTACTGGATTTCCGATTACGGCAATCCCGACAAACCGGAGGATTTCAAGTTTCTTTATGCCTATTCGCCCCTGCACAATGTCAAACCGGGGGTGGCCTATCCGCCGACGCTGATCACCACCGCCGATACCGATGATCGCGTGGTGCCGGCGCATGCGAAAAAATTCGCCGCCACGCTGCAGGCGGCGCAGGCCGGACCAAACCCCATCCTGATTCGCATCGAAACCAAAGCCGGTCACGGCGGCGGCAAACCCACCACGAAACAGATCGAAGAAGCCGCCGATATCCATGCCTTCTTGTGCAAAACGCTGGGCATAACGTTGCCGGGCAAATGA
- a CDS encoding serine/threonine protein kinase, whose amino-acid sequence MKTLGNFQLFAEIKRSATGATYRGLDRRTQQLVLVKTFITDDSASAAATRFEQEAAIYARLSHPNLVKLIAYGTAEGLRYLTLEYLEGRTLRSLLQHSPHGGKLPVTIALTLFDNVLAGVAEIHRHHFIHRDLKPENILIGHDGCVKLCDFDLATSHAAQPAGSGLTGSPGYLAPEIILGEKATPAIDLFALGILLYEMLAGARPFQSTSAGGEINAIVRVAPLPITTLNPHAPAVLDELFAHLLAKKPAMRPNSAENVRSWLAQHFVLGTPETQQQRLREYLAAPENWPLPAAADFMRAEPPASPPSKPGIRRRWLAASASLMLALLLAYWGFHARTGEAPQGKTVQFTTAPLAADSLQPVHTLPKPQPQDNAAAASAPTVTPVPPAAPPAVDSAGVPPSRMLYIQSNPWAYVFVDDDSLGMTPLATPLSLSPGVHALILKNPKFPPLRLPMNLAAHSPDTLFFSLWDHVAQVELQINPWAEVYVNGERREPHAGEHTLLLLPGACELKFVHPQLGEKTETIVLRAGETRRLAINMF is encoded by the coding sequence ATGAAAACCCTCGGCAACTTCCAGCTCTTCGCCGAAATCAAGCGCAGCGCAACCGGCGCCACGTATCGCGGGCTCGACCGCCGCACCCAGCAACTGGTGCTGGTGAAAACCTTCATCACTGACGACAGCGCGTCCGCGGCCGCCACGCGCTTCGAACAGGAGGCTGCAATCTACGCCCGCCTCTCCCACCCCAATCTCGTGAAGCTCATTGCATACGGCACGGCTGAGGGGTTGCGCTACCTGACGCTGGAGTACCTCGAGGGCCGGACCCTGCGCAGCCTGTTGCAGCATTCCCCGCACGGCGGCAAATTGCCGGTCACCATTGCCCTTACCCTGTTCGACAATGTCCTCGCCGGTGTCGCGGAAATTCACCGCCATCATTTCATCCATCGTGATCTCAAACCGGAAAACATCCTGATCGGCCATGACGGCTGTGTCAAGCTGTGTGACTTCGACCTCGCCACTTCACATGCCGCGCAGCCGGCCGGCAGCGGATTGACCGGCTCGCCCGGCTATCTCGCACCGGAAATCATTCTCGGCGAAAAGGCCACGCCCGCCATCGATCTCTTCGCCCTGGGCATTCTGCTTTATGAAATGCTTGCCGGTGCCCGGCCGTTTCAATCCACTTCCGCTGGCGGGGAAATCAATGCCATCGTGCGCGTTGCCCCCCTGCCCATCACCACCCTCAACCCGCATGCGCCAGCCGTGCTCGACGAATTGTTCGCGCATCTGCTGGCCAAGAAACCGGCAATGCGCCCGAACAGCGCAGAAAACGTGCGAAGCTGGCTGGCGCAGCATTTCGTGCTCGGCACCCCGGAAACGCAGCAACAGCGGCTGCGCGAGTATCTGGCGGCACCGGAGAATTGGCCGTTGCCAGCTGCCGCCGATTTCATGCGCGCCGAACCGCCCGCTTCGCCACCGTCAAAGCCCGGCATACGGCGGCGCTGGCTTGCTGCTTCCGCCAGTCTGATGCTGGCGCTACTGCTGGCATATTGGGGATTTCATGCCAGGACGGGGGAAGCACCGCAAGGCAAGACCGTCCAGTTCACCACCGCACCACTGGCGGCAGATTCCCTCCAGCCGGTGCACACCCTGCCAAAACCACAGCCGCAGGACAATGCCGCGGCCGCAAGTGCGCCAACGGTCACCCCGGTGCCGCCGGCGGCACCGCCTGCCGTGGACAGCGCCGGCGTGCCGCCATCTCGCATGCTGTACATTCAAAGCAATCCGTGGGCCTATGTTTTTGTCGATGACGACTCGCTCGGCATGACGCCACTGGCCACGCCGCTGTCCCTCTCTCCTGGCGTGCATGCCCTCATCCTCAAGAATCCGAAGTTCCCGCCCCTCCGCCTGCCCATGAATCTTGCCGCGCACTCGCCGGATACGCTATTCTTTTCGCTGTGGGATCACGTGGCACAGGTCGAACTGCAAATCAACCCGTGGGCCGAGGTGTATGTCAATGGTGAGCGCCGGGAGCCGCACGCCGGCGAACACACGCTCCTGCTGCTGCCCGGCGCGTGTGAATTGAAGTTTGTGCATCCCCAACTCGGGGAAAAAACCGAGACGATCGTGCTGCGCGCCGGAGAAACGCGCCGCCTCGCGATCAACATGTTCTAA
- a CDS encoding sigma-54-dependent Fis family transcriptional regulator — translation MSEPLAEFSDPLLALSQISESINTIYDIDELLQRILAIALQTVNAQRGFILMSEKDDPADLQVRVAHNLDPNALNAMAPFSRSIVEAALAGGGTLITYNPADDARFRSSESIFDQKIVAAACLPLRVKTRRLGAIYIDSTETRGKFRPEMEPFLNAFAHQAAIAIENAQMYDQLRSENRRLRQAMAGASEFTGIIGQSPAMRSVLDTVRSVMDTSATVLILGESGTGKELIARALHYNSRLKDKPFIALFCGALPETLLESELFGHKQGAFTGAAHEKKGLFEEADGGTIFLDEIGDISPKIQTALLRVLQEREVRRIGESKVRKIDVRVLAATNKDLAAEVKAGRFREDLYYRLNVITIHLPALRHRGHDIILLAQHFLDRAASKAKRPIAGFSPEAITALLNHDWPGNVRELSNTIERAVLLAKGDYLTPADLRLETPSAPETTELQSLRDHERRIVERVLQQHHGNVTEAAKTLGVSRRWLHYRLKEWQNT, via the coding sequence ATGTCCGAACCCCTTGCGGAATTCTCCGACCCCCTGCTTGCGCTGTCGCAGATCAGCGAGAGCATCAACACCATTTATGACATTGATGAGCTGCTGCAGCGCATTCTGGCGATCGCGCTGCAGACGGTGAATGCCCAGCGCGGCTTCATCCTGATGTCGGAAAAGGATGACCCCGCGGATTTGCAGGTGCGGGTGGCGCACAATCTCGACCCCAACGCGCTCAATGCGATGGCACCTTTCTCGCGCAGCATCGTGGAGGCGGCGCTGGCAGGTGGCGGGACACTGATCACCTACAATCCCGCGGACGATGCGCGCTTCCGCTCTTCGGAAAGCATCTTCGACCAGAAAATCGTGGCCGCCGCCTGTCTGCCGTTGCGGGTCAAGACGCGGCGGCTGGGCGCAATCTACATCGACAGCACGGAGACGCGCGGCAAGTTCCGTCCGGAAATGGAACCGTTTCTCAACGCCTTTGCGCACCAGGCCGCGATCGCCATCGAAAACGCGCAGATGTACGACCAGCTCCGCAGCGAAAACCGGCGGCTGCGCCAGGCCATGGCCGGGGCCAGCGAATTCACCGGCATCATCGGCCAGAGCCCGGCCATGCGCAGCGTGCTGGACACCGTGCGCAGCGTGATGGACACCAGCGCCACCGTGCTCATCCTCGGCGAGAGCGGCACCGGCAAAGAATTGATTGCGCGCGCCCTGCATTACAACAGCCGGCTGAAGGACAAGCCTTTCATCGCGCTGTTTTGCGGCGCGCTGCCCGAGACACTGCTGGAAAGCGAACTTTTCGGCCACAAGCAGGGCGCCTTCACCGGTGCCGCACACGAGAAGAAGGGCCTGTTCGAAGAGGCGGATGGCGGCACGATTTTCCTCGATGAAATCGGCGACATCAGCCCCAAAATTCAAACCGCGCTGTTGCGCGTGCTGCAGGAGCGCGAAGTGCGGCGCATCGGCGAGAGCAAAGTGCGCAAGATCGACGTGCGCGTGCTCGCCGCCACCAACAAGGATCTCGCCGCCGAAGTGAAGGCCGGACGCTTTCGCGAGGATTTGTACTATCGCCTGAATGTCATCACCATTCACCTGCCCGCGCTGCGCCATCGCGGCCATGACATCATTCTGCTGGCCCAGCATTTTCTCGACCGCGCCGCATCCAAAGCCAAACGCCCGATTGCCGGCTTCTCGCCCGAGGCAATCACGGCGCTGCTCAACCACGACTGGCCCGGCAATGTGCGCGAGCTGAGCAACACCATCGAGCGGGCCGTGCTGCTCGCCAAAGGCGACTATCTCACCCCCGCGGATTTGCGGCTCGAAACCCCCTCCGCTCCCGAAACCACGGAACTGCAATCGCTGCGCGACCATGAGCGCAGAATCGTCGAGCGCGTGTTGCAGCAACACCACGGCAATGTGACGGAAGCGGCGAAAACACTCGGTGTCTCGCGGCGCTGGCTGCATTACCGCCTGAAGGAGTGGCAGAACACCTGA
- a CDS encoding carboxypeptidase-like regulatory domain-containing protein, whose protein sequence is MTKTGRIAKPLAGRVAGLCALLLPAMCCWLLSCTTPAEHSNPLDPESPAYQEKGTITGRVTSFYQPYSPLPGAEVRLLPGGESRRTSTFGEFTFSGLSPGRYMLLVTAEGFADDSAGVEVAARQTREVAFHLDAVPQVTGAKVTAAHVKTRASLSDTDFVFLTVTAEVSDGDGPNDLQRVQVEIPAAAFDDSLRRSSTPARWERTFSPEELRESGGRAINPYNLVGESFHISARDAPGAQARSAPFQLVRVIAEEPLPQQPANGQVLTSHSPQLQWFMPPLSFEHTFTIQVFKLIGGFPTLLLTISELPAGTMALPYPGRLTSGSYFWTVAVVDRFGNSSRSKEATFVVQ, encoded by the coding sequence ATGACGAAGACAGGGCGAATTGCAAAGCCGCTGGCAGGCCGGGTGGCGGGGTTGTGCGCGTTACTTCTGCCCGCCATGTGCTGCTGGCTGCTTTCCTGCACCACGCCGGCAGAGCACAGCAATCCGCTCGATCCGGAGTCGCCGGCTTATCAGGAGAAGGGCACTATCACCGGAAGGGTCACCAGCTTTTATCAACCTTACAGTCCCCTGCCGGGCGCCGAGGTGCGTCTGCTGCCCGGCGGCGAAAGCCGGCGCACCAGCACCTTCGGGGAATTCACTTTCTCCGGACTGTCACCCGGCCGCTACATGTTGCTGGTGACTGCAGAGGGTTTTGCTGACGACAGTGCCGGGGTGGAAGTGGCAGCGCGACAAACCCGGGAAGTCGCTTTCCATCTTGATGCCGTGCCCCAGGTGACGGGCGCGAAAGTAACCGCCGCGCATGTGAAAACGCGGGCGTCACTGAGCGACACCGATTTCGTTTTTCTGACGGTGACCGCGGAAGTGAGCGACGGCGACGGCCCCAACGACCTGCAACGGGTGCAGGTGGAGATCCCGGCGGCGGCATTCGACGATTCCCTGCGGCGCAGCAGCACGCCCGCGAGATGGGAGCGCACGTTTTCTCCGGAGGAGTTGCGGGAGAGCGGCGGCCGCGCGATCAATCCCTACAATCTGGTGGGTGAATCCTTTCACATCAGCGCCCGCGATGCGCCCGGTGCGCAGGCGAGGTCGGCGCCGTTTCAGTTGGTGCGCGTCATCGCCGAGGAGCCGCTGCCGCAACAGCCGGCAAACGGCCAGGTGCTCACCAGCCATTCACCGCAATTGCAATGGTTCATGCCGCCGCTCTCCTTCGAGCACACTTTCACCATTCAAGTTTTCAAACTGATCGGCGGCTTTCCAACGCTGTTGCTGACGATCTCGGAGCTGCCGGCCGGCACCATGGCGTTGCCCTATCCCGGCCGCTTGACCAGCGGCTCCTATTTTTGGACGGTGGCCGTGGTCGATCGCTTCGGCAACAGCAGCCGCTCGAAGGAAGCGACATTTGTCGTGCAGTGA